AACGCGGGACGGCCGGACCATGGCCCGCATCATGGTCGCGTTCGCCAACAAGTCCTCGCATGACGCGTCCCGCCGGATCAAGCGCAAGCACCTGGAGCTGGCCCAGCAGGGCGAGGACAGCGGCGGCCCGGCACCGTACGGATGGCGCAAGGACGATCGGACGAAGGTCGACCCCGAGGCCGCGCGAGCGATCCGCGAAGCACAGCAAGAGATCCTTGCCGGGGGTCCGCATCGGCATGATCCGCGCCCGTCGGTGGGAACAGGGACTCGGCAACCCGCGTGCCGGCACCAAGCGCATGGCACACCACCACGTCGAGCACATCCTGACCAACCCTCGGCTTGTCGGGTACCGCACGTACCACGGCGAGATCCTGACCGGGGACGGCGGAGAACCCATCAAGGGCTAATGGGAGCCGATCAACACCGTCGCCGAGTGGGAGGCGGTGTGTGCTGCCATTGCGGAGCGCAAGCAACAACAGCGCCCGGGATAGCTCCTGGCCCGCAAGTACCTGCTGTCAGGCATCGCCCGGTGCGGACTCTGCAGGACCAAGATTCGGGGACAGGTCAACCAGCGCTGGAAGCCAGGCTCACAGGCAGCCCGGTACACGTATCAGTGCTCGGTGGTCAACGGCGGGTGCGGCAAGGTCGGGCGCGTGGGTGAGCCCGTCGACAGACTGATCGCGGAACTGGTGCTGGAGGAGCAGCGCGAGAAGGCGGCCGCACGAAGGGTGCCGGTCGAGCAGCAGTGGCCCCGGGAAGCCGAGTTGGAACCGAAGCGGACGGTTCGACATTCAGCCTTTGACTCCGCTCAGGTAGATGGTGACCTGGCGTACGCCGCCGGAGGACGGGCCGAACTGCATGTCGCCCGAAGCGTTCCTGAACCGCTGCGTGCCCCCGGTCACCTCAGCAGGGAAGGTCTGGAAGTTCACTTCCGTGATGGCCTTGTACCCGATCTGACCGTCGGGCGTTCTGAACCCCCCCATGCACATCAGTCTGCGGGGAGTTGCAGACTCAACCTGGCAGGCGTTGACGAAGCTTCCGTACGACTTGTCATCCTTTTCCACGGTTCCTGTCGAACC
The genomic region above belongs to Streptomyces marianii and contains:
- a CDS encoding recombinase family protein — its product is MIRARRWEQGLGNPRAGTKRMAHHHVEHILTNPRLVGYRTYHGEILTGDGGEPIKG